A window of Kyrpidia spormannii genomic DNA:
GCTGGGTGCACGTCCTGGAGGTCACCGACGCCGCGGAGTTGCTCCATGGCGAAGAACTGATTCTCACCACAGGGGTTGGACTCGGCCGGGACGAGTCGCTGACTTTCCAGTATGTGCGGGGATTGATCGACAGAGGAGTCTCCGGACTGTGCATCGAGCTCGGCAAGTATTTTCCGGAAGTGCCCGAAGGCTTGCGCTCTTTAGCCGATGCCAGCCGGTTCCCCATTATCGTTTTCGAGCGACCCGTCCGGTTTATCGATATCACCCAGGACATCCACGCCCATTTGATCAACCGCCACCACGACCAGTTGGTGGAACTCGAACGGATTTCCCGCCAATTTTTACAATTGACGCTGCGCCCCCAAGGGTTGCGGCGAATTCTGGAACTCCTGTATCGAGAGACCGGCTGCCCCGTTCGACTGCAAGAGGAGGATGGGGAGGTGTTGGTGTACCCCGAAGACGCCGAAGCGGAGATGGCGGCTTCGGCGAGCGGAACCCCGGAAGGGACCGGCCCGGGACAGGGGGAAGCGCTCGACACCGAAGCTGCGGGGGCCGGGGAAGCCGCCGGGGAATCCCGGGGCCCTCGGGTGTTCTATCAACCCATCCTGGCCATGGACACCCGGGTCGGGGAGTTAAGCGTCGTTGTACGAGGAAAACCCACGGAGTTTTTGCATCTTGTGCTGGACCGGGCGGCCACCGCCATCGCACAAGAATTGTTGCGCCGCATGTCCCTGGAAGAGCGGCGCCTGCGAACCACGCGCCGGTGGATGGACGATCTGCTCCACCGGGGTGTGGATCATCTGCCCGCAACGGCGGCCAAACACCTGAGGCCGGAGACTGCCCTGGTCGTGACAGCGATCCTTCCTCTCCCCCGGGGAGGCGCGGTAGAGGCTGCGACGGCCCCCAACCCGGGCAGTGCCACACCAGGAACGCAAGCAGAAGAACCCGGGGAGGCGCTGAGGGACTCCCTGGAAGGGTCGCCGGAAGATCGCCTATTACTCCGGGCCGCCCGAATTCTCCCCCGGGTGTTTCAAAATTATGGTTTTACCGCTTGGTTGTCCCCGGTGGGAAACCACTGGGCTGTGATCGCGGCGAATACCCGGGCTACGGCGGACTCGGGGGGCACAAAAGGTACGCGGAATGGTGGACGTCCCCGGGGTGCGGTGGTTTCGAGTACGGGTACCCTTGTCCAGGAATCGTCAGAGCTGACGGGCAGCCGAAGGGCGCACACCCGTCCCGCCCGGGACTCGTTTCCCAGTCCGCCAGCAAGAGACAGCGATCCGGCCAGGAGCTTGGAACCCGAGGTCATGATGAGGGTTCGCGAGGCATTGAGGGAACTTATGCGCCGACTGTCTTCCGGCAATGCTGGAGACGGCCAGGAGTGGGTTGTGGGGATCGGTCGGATCGTGTTCCACCCGGCGAAGGTGTCCGAGGCGTGGCGTCAGGCCACCCATGCCCTGGCCGCCCAGATGCCCAGCTCCGGTCACCCTCTCGGCATCTCCTCGGCGATACCCGGCCCGCGGCTTTTGGCAGCCAGTGGATCGAAGAGCACCGCAAGCGTAGCAGGTCAAGCGGACAATGGCCAACCCCGAATCTCGTTTTTGTCCTACGACGACCTGTACACCTGGCAAGTATTCCTTCAAATGGACGAACGTGCCTTGGCCGAGTTCGTAGACGGCCAAATTGGTTCCTTGCTTGCCCACGACCGTTTACACGGAACGGAGCTTGTCGAAACGGCCCGGATGTTTTTCGCGTGCAATCAGTCTAAGCAACAGACCGCCCAAGCCCTGTTCATTCACCGGCAAACCCTTTATTATAGGTTGGAACAGATTTCGGCACTTCTGGGAGACGGTTGGAACCAGCCGCCCCGGCGCCTCGCCCTGGAGGTGGCCATCGATGCCGCCCGGTTCCTCGCCGCCCGCAGCCCCGGGCGGGGCGAATAAACACGTTCTCTATTCCTTGGGAGGCCATAAGGTTCTTTCAATCAACGGCAGGTACGCATCTGGTCTGCGTTGTGATAGGTATTGTACCTCTTGGGGTATGTCACTACAGATAGCAAGATCAATATCCCCGATTAACAGCCCGTTTTCATCGGCGGGTTCAATAACCCACTTTCCGTCCGGTCCGGCCAGGGCACTTCCTCCACAAAAGGTCACTTGCCCTTCTTTCCCTACACGGTTTGCCACAGCAACGAATACCCCGTTTTCCATCGCCCTTACTCGAGTATATAAAGTCTGATATTGTTGCCACGGGATCATGTTCGCCGTTGGGACAATGATCAACTGGGCGCCGCGAAGAGCTAGGATTCGGGCGGCTTCAGGAAACTCTATGTCGTAACAGATTAGGAGTCCCATACGACCCCAAGGTGTGTCAAAGACAGGAAAAGAATGACCAGGTGAAAACATAGTAACCTCAGCCCCAAAGAGGTGAACCTTCCTATACTGCCCGATGATTCCTTTCGGAGAGATTATGGCAGCTGTGTTATACAGTTGGCCGTCACCCGCCCGTTCTGGATACCCCAGAACTAGCCAAAGCTTGTAAGTACCTGCCATGTCCTGTAGAGATTCAAGATAAAGTTCGTGACGGTAAGTAGCTCGAAATTCTGCCGAGATGGAGTACCCCGTTACAAACATTTCCGGGAATATCACGAGGTCAGTTTGCGCCTTTGCAGCTTCCGATACGTAGTTTTCGATTAGAACGAGATTTGTCTCAGGATCGTTTAAGATCGGAGCCTCTTGAACCAAAGCCACTTTCATGTTACGTTCCCCTACCCTTCATAAACGATTCTCCCATTCATCATGGTAAGAATTACACGCGTATCGCGAATTTCAGTTGGATCTATGTCAAAGAGGTTGCGATCCAGGACTACAAGGTCAGCCCTTTTTCCTGGCTCCAGGGTCCCCAAGTCGTTCTCGCGAAACGCCGCGAATGCCGATCCCGCAGTATAGTCGGTCAAAACCTCATTCACAGAAAGCTTTTGCTCTGGATTCCAGCCCCCTACAGGCTGACCGTCATCATGCAATCGAGACACCGCACGATAAATTTCTGTGAAAGGATTAATAGTAACTACAGGAAAATCGCTGCCCAATGCTACCCTTGCACCATGCTCCTTGAGTGAACGAATCGCCCACAGATACTGTTCCCGTTCACCCGCATAGCGAACCCTGTAGGGGTTGTCTTCGAAGAACGGGGTAGCTCTCAGATGCTCAGGTTGCATAGAGGCAATAACTTCCAGTTCAGCAAATCTCGGTAGGTCGGCTGGATGAATAACCTCAATGTGCTCAATGGTGTGCCTAGCATCTCTACGACCATTTTTTACCCTTGCTAGTTCAAAGCAATCAAGTGCTAATCGTACGGCCCCATCTCCACATGCGTGAAAACGAACCCGAAACCCCTCTTTATCGGCTGCAACTGTCCATTCTTTCACAGTCTCAGGGGGAAACAAAGGGCGACCCGAAATGTCCGGTCGATCTGAATAGGGACTCAGTAAATACGCCGTATAGGTAACGGGAACACCGTCAAGGAATTGTTTGAGACCGGAAAACTGCAAAACATCAGATCGGTATGTCCGTCTAAGATATTGCGGCCACTCAAAATCTCCATCGAGAGCTGACAAAAAATGAATACGAGAGGTCAATTCTCCCGATCGTTCAAGTTCCTCGTACGTTTCTAGGTCTCCCAGGTTGAGACCAGGCAAAGGAAACATATCATGGACAGATGTAACACCTTGCCGTGCGCATTCCTTCAAAAAGCCTTTAATGAGGTTCCGGCGCCTGGATTTCGACAAGCTCAATGCTTCTTTCGCTAGACCCATAGCCGTTTCATACAAAAAGCCCGACGGACTCCCATCAGGTTCCCGTTCAATCCGACCAAAGGGCGGGTCAGGAGTTTCTTTGGTAATCCCCACCACTTCTAATCCCTTAGTGTTAAGCCAAGCACCGTGAAATTCGGCGTTGAACAAAAACACTGGACGATCTGGAATCAGTCGGTCCAAGGTGGAACGATGTGGTAAACGCTTAGAGTTCCAAAAAGTATGGTACCATCCCCAACCGAGAACCCACGGATCGTCAGGTCGCGTATCTGCGAACCGTTTGACCATAAGGGCCGCCTCCTCCTCAGACGTGGCCGAGGTTAAATCTACCGTTTCCAGACATAGACTGCCCAATACAACATGCAAATGAAAATCATGAAACCCCGGCATGATCAGTTGGTTCCCGAATCGGAAGACCTTCGTGTTAGGACCGCGAAGGTCTCGAACCTCAGAGAGTGACCCTACAGCTAAGATGCGATCACCCCCGACTGCTACACAGCCGGGCTCGGGACCTGCGGTCATTCCTGTAAACAATGCCTCACTTTCTAGAATCCAATCTGCCTTTCGCATGGACTTTGCCTCCCGCCTGGAAATTCTCAAGTTCTAAGAGTGGCTGGTACGTCTCGACTCGACGATCTCGTAAAAACTGTAAAAGATTACGTGCAAAACTTATATCCGTAAGATCGACAGTACATAAAAGCAAACCCTCTTGGTCACTTAATGATTCTTTTATCTCACCGAAGGGATCGCTCACAAATGAACCTCCGTAGAAAGTCATTTGATCTTCTTGTCCCACTCGGTTTACAGCCGCCACAAAAACACCATTGTAAATCCCCTGGGCTGAAATAGCCTTTTCCCAGGCTCTTTTAGTAGAAATATGTGGGTGTTCTGGCTCTGACCCAATTGCGGATGGGAAGAATAAAATTTCTGCCCCTCGTAAGGCCAGTATCCGGCTCACCTCCGGGAACCACTCATCCCAACAAATCCCTACGCCAATCACCCCGTATTGAGTGGCGTAAACAGGGTATCCTGTGTTTCCTGGAGAAAAATAATACTTCTCGTAATACTGTGGACTTTCTGGTATGTGGTTTTTTCGAGTGACTCCAAGCATCGTTCCGTCGGCGTCGAACACCGCCGCACTGTTGAAATACATTCCCTTCCCCGCCCGCTCGTAAAAGGGAACGATTAAAACAATCCCGAGTTCCGCCGCTACACGTCCCATACGTTCGAGCAGAGGCCCGTCAGTCGGCTGAGCTAAATTATAGTTTTCCATAGCAACCCGCTGCGGGAAATATTGCAAATGAAACAACTCCTGCAGGCATACAATTTGAGCACCTTTAGTAGCTGCATCCTGAATTGCTGAGATAGTACGTTCTATATTCGCTTCCGGATCTGGTGTGCAGTGTAACTGAATCAATCCCATTGTAACGGCACGCATGACTTGCCCTCCTCAAGATATGAACTCTTTTTCAATCCATCTCGCTAAAATCAAATTCAGGAGGACGTAGACGAAACATTTTCGTCAACACCGCCAAATAAAGGATGCCACAAATAGCCCACACGGCCCCAAGCAAAATGGCATGTTTGTCTAGACTCGTCCACAACCAGAACGTGACGATGGCACCGATTAACGGCAGGATTAAGTAACTAGGAATGTCCTTAAGAGTTCGCTTTTTTTCTCTCACAAAATAATGCGCAATCACAGATAGGTTTACGAAGGTAAAAGCAACCAGTGCCCCAAAATTGATAAAAGAAACAGCAGTTACGAGATCAAGTACCAAAGCGGTCAAAGAAAATAGCGTCACCAATAAGAGGTTGAACATCGGGGTGCGATAAGTGGGGTGAATATAACCAAAAACCTTTTTCGGCAATACCCCGTCCCTGCCCATGGCATAGAGCAATCTCGCCACGCTCGCCTGGGCGGACAATGCTGAGGCAAAACATCCTACCACATAACCGGCAATAAAAATTGAGGCGAAAAGATTGCCCCCGATAAAACGCGCAATGTCAAACGCAGCAGCATCCGGATTAGTAAACGAGTTATAGTCGGGGTATACGAGTTGAGTAAAATAAGACACGATAATGAACATTATGCCGCCAATCATTGTTACCAAGAGAATGCCCTTGGGGATAGTTGTTGAAGGTTCAATGGTTTCCTCGGTAAACGTAGAGACTGCATCAAAGCCGAGGAAAGAAAGACAAAGGATTGATGCTCCAGCCAGGATCATGGAAAAGGTACCATCAGGATTATTAAAAGGTAGTGTGGACAACAGGGTTCCCGCACCCTGACCCGAAAGCAGCCCTCTGATCGACAGGCCAACAAAAATAATCATGATCAGAACCTGAAACAGGATCAATAAGAGATTCACGTTTTTGGCCAAGCGTAGCCCCAGGATATTGATCACAGTGGCAAGGAGATTGAATAAAATAATCCATATCCAGGCTGGTACCCCCGGAAGTGCTGCAGATAGAAAGATACCAGCCAATAAATAGTTAATCATGGGGAGGAATAAGTAGTCCATGAGAACAGCCCAACCTACCAGGAAACCCAACTGAGGGCTCATTGATTTTTGGGTATACGTATATGCCGAGCCTGAAAACGGATAGGCCCTGACCATTTTCCCATAACTTAACGCGGTAAAAAACATACCAACAAGTGCCACTACGTAAGAAGCAGCGACTTGCCCATGGGTTGTCTGGGCGACCACGCCGTAAGTCGAGAATACCGTCATTGGAACCATATAAGCCAATCCAAAGAGAACCACTGGCCAAAGAGTCAAGCTTCGGTGCAAACGAACCTCCGAATTCATATCGCTTCTCCCTTCCCAAAAATGCACAGAGTTCTGCTAGTATGATAAAAACCTAGGTTTGGGAATCTCCTTCGACTTCCTCCTTCCGTGCTATAGATATCTAGGATAGAATGCAAGAAACGTGCCGGCATGTTACAGACGGTAACCCAGACTTTTGCGCCACCACAGCTTCTACACACAGTGTGTTTTATGCGCATCTGCATAATATATGATTTTGTGGATGAGTCCATGTAAGGTTAGCGGAATAACTAAGCGTTGACCCCCTTGCTCAATGAGCGATAATCTGCCATTTTCAGGACTATTACGCTGTACGTGACTTATACGAGATGCCGAGTTCTTGTTTATGCTCAGGCTGGCAAGTAAGATGAACTGTAAGTTGGTTAGGACACGACTGAATATCCACTGTGGTGCTCGTTTAAGTGAAAATAGCACCCTCCCCGACTAAGGAGTGAATTCCATGCCCGAGAACATCCAAGAATTTCGAAACGCTTTGCTCGCCGCGGCCCACCGTTTGGCAGCTCGGGGCCTGGTCCCGGGGACAACCGGCAATGTCAGTCTTCGGATTCCGGGAACCAACCGGTTTCTCATCACCCCAACCGGCATCCCCTATGACGGCCTCACCCCTTCGGACATGGTGGAGGTCAACCTGCAAGGCTCCGTCGTGGAAGGAAACCGAAAGCCTTCTAGTGAGACGCCCCTTCACACCCGCATCTACCACAACCACCCTTGGGCCGGAGCCGTAGTGCACACCCATTCGATGTTCGCCACCACTTTCGCCGTATTGAACGAGGCCATCCCCGCCGTCCACTACGTCATTGCAGGGATGGGAACGGATATTCCAGTGGCAAAATACGCCACTTACGGTTCCGAGGATCTGGCCGCAAACGCCGCCGAACTCATCTCGCCCGAGCGGCGGGCGATCCTTCTTCAAAACCACGGCGTCATTACGGTAGGCGGCCATCTGGATGAAGCCCTTCACCACGCTGAAACGGTGGAATATCTGGCGGAGCTTTACTATCGCGCCAGGTCCATCGGCTCACCGAATATCCTGCCGGACGAGGAAATCCGCCGGGTGGCGGAGAAGTTTAAAACATATGGACAACGATAAATTCTTCGCAACAAGGGGGAGTGCTTGTGTCAAAATCCTCCCGCCAACCATCTCATCGCCTAGATTCCATCGTGACGACTCACCCTTTAGAATGGCTTCAGGCAATTATTGCCTCGATTAACGATGGGATTCTTGTCATCGATAGCGCCGGAATCGTCAGAATGGTCAACCCTGAATATACGAAAATAACCGGTGTCCGACCAGATGAAATCATTGGCAGGCCCTTGCTCGATGTTCGGCCCGGTGCCCAGCTTGTGTCCGTCCTGCAGGACGGACACAGTCGGTCGGGTGTGTTTCGCAGTGAAGGAGGGGTAGAATACGTCGTGGACATGGCGCCGATCATCATCGATGGCAAGGTGGTCGGTGCCGTGTCGATCAGCAAGGCGATGACAGAGGTACATGCCCTATACCAACAATTAAAAAAACACAAGGAGAAAGTGGATATCCTCGAGAAGACTATCGGGTCCATGGCCAAAGCCCGGTATACATTTGAAGATATTATCGGAAAAGAAGGAGGGCTGCGCACCACCGTTACAATGGCGCGCAAAGCCGCAGAAACGGACCTGCCCGTACTCATTACTGGCGAAAGCGGGACTGGCAAGGAACTATTTGCCCAAGCAATCCATAACAAGAGTACCCGCGCCAATGGACCTTTTGTACCTGTCAACTGCTCGGCGATACCAAATGAGCTTTTGGAAAGTGAATTATTCGGTTACGAAGAAGGAGCTTTTACTGCCGCCAAACGGGGTGGTAAAGTCGGACTATTCGAGCTTGCCGATCACGGGACAATCTTTCTCGACGAAATCGGAGATCTTTCCTATCATCTCCAAGCCAAACTGTTGCGCGTCCTTCAAGAAAAAACTGTACGGCGGGTGGGGGGGACCCGGGAACGAACAGTTAATCTCCGCATTATTGCGGCGACCAACAAGAACTTGGATCAACTCATCCGGAAGTCCAGGTTCCGAGAAGATCTGTATTATCGACTCAGTGTGGTCAACCTGCACATTCCGCCCTTGAGAGAGCGAAAAGAAGATCTATTGCCTCTAATATATTTCTTTTTGGGAAATTCGACGGTCGAATCCGGAAAACCTTGTTACTCGATCAGTGAAGAAGCGATCAATGTCTTACAATCCTATGATTGGCCCGGTAATGTCCGAGAACTTAAAAATGCCATCGAATATGCGACCTGTATGGCAAACGACTGGACCATTACGGTAGAGGATTTGCCCAGCACCATCCCCAGGACCCTTGGAACTGTCAGGGAGCCATCAAGTACGTTAAAGGCCAAAGTCCGGGAACTTGAACTGGAGACAATCAGAGCGACCATAGAGAAATACGGAAACAGTACTGGGGCAAAGAAACGGGCAGCTCAGGAACTGGGGATCTCCTTGGCCACTCTGTACAACAAAATGAATAGCTCCCCCAAGTCCTAACCGGATCAAACGCAATATTTCTATCTGTTTAGAAAAACACATACTTATTTCTAGAAAACTAGAAATCACGGCTCAACAGCCGTGCTGCAGAAAAATGAGATTGGCCCAGCTGAAAGGCATAGACTTTGGCTCTCCAAGAAAGGGAATGAATTTTGCATGTGTTAATAATGCCACTCGGAATATGAATCAATGGGGTGAATACCTTGTCGGTTTTAAGGGGAATACGCATTTTGGACTTCACACAGATCCTGTCCGGGCCTTTCGCCACGATGTTACTGGCAGACGCCGGAGCCGAAGTCGTTAAATTGGAAAGACCAGACGGGGACCCTACGCGACACTGGGGCCCGCCCTTTATCGGAGGAGAAAGTGTTTATTTTGCCGCGTTCAACCGCGGAAAAAAAAGTGTTCAGTTGGATCTTAAACGTCCGGACGATCTTGGGATCGTTCGGCAATTAGCGCTTGCCGCCGATGTGCTTATTGAGAACATTCGGCCAGGTTCCCTAGAAAAATACGGATTGGGTGCCGCCGAGCTGCGCAAGGTTCACCCGGGGCTCATCTACGTCTCTATCCGCGGGTATTCCGAATTTTCCCGCCGGGCGAACGACCCCGGCCTGGAAGTCATGCTGGAGGCGGAATCGGGCCTGATGTCCATTACCGGCCCGGGGGAAGACGGTATGCCCGTGCGCCTTGGAGTTGCGGCAATTGACATGATGACCGGTCTTCTGGCCGTCAGTTGCGTCTACAGTGCGCTTTTGCAAAGAGAGCGTACCGGGGAGGGAGCCTATATCTCCGTCAGCCTGGAAGAAACGGCAGCGCTGCTCATGACTCACCCCTGGCTCATGTACTTGGCGGGAAATGTCGAATACAAAGCAGCTGGCACCGAACACCCGAACATCGCCCCCTATGAAATGTTTTCAACGATGGATCGCCCACTCATCCTGGGAGCTGTGGATGATCAACAATTTCGACGTTTGGCCCACGCCCTGGGCCATCCGGAGTGGCCGCAGAAGAGTGAATGGGCGACCAACGAAGCACGGGTGGCGGACAGAAGGCATTTACACGAGTCGATTGAAAAAGAGTTGGTCACCCGCACAGCCGAACATTGGAAAAATACGTTTACAAGGGCCAACTTGCCGGTGGCCATTGTAGAATCGGTGTCCTCGGCGGCGACAAAATGGGCGATGAGCAAAGTGCCCCGCATTACCGCGAGACACCCGACCATGGGGCTGCTCTCCTGGCCGACCTCACCGTGGAAGAAATACGGCGGGGAAATGACGGGACCACCCGTTTTGGGAAATGCTACGGATGAGGTCCTCAGAACTTGGCTGGAAGGTCGTTGAGGCAACAATGATAGGGGGGTGATCATCAAGGAAAGCATCTGTCAAACATCATTGTCGCCAGATTTTCTATATGAATACAAAAATACAGATCGGAGGTCATTCGATGATAAAAAAACGCCCGCTTCTTTCAACCCTAGCGTTAGTTTCTCTCGTACTCGCCGGTTGCAACACCGCCGCAAATACACCGACCAACAGCGGCAGTTCCGGCGGCAGTGCCGGGGGAGGAGGCGACACCGTCAAGGTGGCGGCCATCACTTCATTTACGACTTCTACTGCGCCCCTCGGGATACCCGGATATAACGCTGAAAAAATGGCAATTGACGAAATTAATGCCAAAGGAGGCTTGCTCGGCAAAAAAATTGAATTGGAGAAATTCGACGATAACGCCAAACCCAATCTTGCTTCACAATATGCTCAAACCGCCATCCTCAACGATCACGTTGTGGCAATCTTTGGACCCGTGTCCAGCGCAAGCGCTGCGGCCATTGAGTCGGTGGCGGCTCAGAACAAGACACTGGTCTTCTTCCATACGAGCAACGACATCAACTTGACCACGAAGGGGTTCACGAAGTACGCCTTCCAAGTTGTTCCGAATACGAACATGGAGGCAACGGCCGTGGCCCTATTCATCAAAGAAAAAGGGTGGAAGAGAATTGCGACCATTTCCCCCAACTATTCCTATGGCCGGGACACCGTCAACCATTTCTTACAGACACTGAAAGACGAAGGCGTTGACTATCAGGTCGTCGCCCAACAGTGGCCGCAACTCGGCACCACCGATTATAACAGCGACATCAGCGCGGTTTTGGCCGCAAAGCCGGACGTCGTTTTCAGCCCCCTTTACGGCGGGGATCTCGCCACCTTTGCAAAACAGGCCATCGGCTTTGGCCTATTTCAAAAAACCGCCTTCGTCAGCCAGATGGGCCCCACTGTACTCCAAACGTTGGGGAACGATGCTCCCGTCGGGGCATGGGGATACGCCCGGGCTCCCTTCTTTGCCATCGACACCCCCGGCGTGAAGGATTTTGTCGATAAATATCATAAACAGTACGGAGATTATCCGAATTCCTACGCCATTTTGGCATACACCGCCGTGCAAACCTGGGCCTACGGCGTTCAGAAAGCCGGAACCTTTGACGCCGACAAAGTGGCGGATGCCATCGCCGGAGCCACTATCGACACGATACGGGGCCCGATCACGATCCGCAAAAGCGATCATCAGGCGGAAGTCGGGGAATGGGTTGGACATATTGCAAAAACGGACAAGTATCCCTTTGCGATCTGGGAGGAGATCAAGTACTTTCCTCCGAGCCAAATCATGAATGCTCCCGCACCCTCGACGTCAGCACAATAGATCGGCATCGGCCAATAAGGACGTGAAGGAGTCGACACCATGGTTTCCATCTTGACGGGACTTTCAACGGCAGCCATTCTGTTCATCGTCTCCGCGGGACTCAGTCTGGTCTTTGGAACCATGCGAATTATTAACATGGCCCATGGTACCTTTTATATGATCGGGGCATATCTGGTCACCCTCGCCTTTGCCGGGCTCACGATGCGCGCCACCGGATTTGTCATCGCCCTGATTTTGGCCGCAGTACTGGTTAGTGTGCTCGGAATCGTCATCGAGATGTTCGTTTTACGACGCTTATACCAAAGTGAACATCTCTTCCAGCTCCTGGCGACCTGGGGGCTTATGCTCGTGCTTGAAGAGGTCACCTTGATCGTGTGGGGCCCCAACAATGTAACAGGGAGTATCCCCGGGGGTCTAAGCGGGAGTTTCGCCATCGGCGGACAGTCTTTTCCCTTTTACAACGCGTTCCTCATCGGTGCGGCCCTTGTCATCGCGGCGTTACTCTGGCTTTTGCTGAAGTTTACACCCCTTGGCAGGATCATCCGGGCAGCGGTCCAGGACACGGAGCTCATCTATACCCTTGGCGTAAATGTGAAGCGACTCTACACCCAGGTATTTGCCCTGGGGACCTTTTTGGCCGCCCTAGGGGGCGCACTGGTGGCACCGTCCACCTCGTTGGGCCCCGGAATGGACGCTCAGATTGTCATGGAGGCTTTCATCGTTTCGGTGATCGGGGGCCTGGGAAGCATCTGGGGAACTGCTCTCGGGGCTTTAGTCATCGGGTTGTTTCAATCCCTTGGGAACCTGATTGCGCCAGAGGTGGCGGCATTGGCTCCGTATCTCGTGATGATTCTGGTTTTGATCATTCGGCCGACAGGCATCTTTGGAAAGGCTGAGGCGTAGATGGCGAACGAAGCGAAAGTCCGTGCGGAGTCAACGCAGGCGGTGGAAACACCCAAGACCAGATTGGCCGGGTGGTTTTCCCTGATTGTCTTTCTGATCTTGGCAGGCGTTCCTTTTATGATGACGCTTGAAATGACACTGATCGTGGAAAGTGCCTTGGTTGCGGCGCTGTTCGCCCTGGCCACGAATTTCCTCGTTCGCGACGCCGGGTTGGTGAGCTTTGGACAAGCGGTGTTCTACGGGACGGGCGCCTACACCATCGGTTTGCTGTGGATGCACAATCGGTCGCCCTTCGAAATCGGGTTTGTGTTGGCTCCGTTCATTGCGGCAATCGTAGCTTTAATCATTGGAGCCCTGTCCCTTCGGGCTCGGGAGTTCTATTTCGCGTTATTGACACTGGGATTTTCACAGTTGTTTTACTCGCTGAGCATTCAGTTTTATTCTTTCACCCAGGGTGATACGGGGATTTTCGGCATTCCGTTGCCGGACTATCTGAGGAATCCCGTTTCTTCTTACGAGTTTATCTTAATCGTGGGCACTCTCGGAACCGTGGTGTTATGGTGGATTCGGCGCACTCCCTTTGGGCTCACCCTTCGGGCCATTCGCGACAACCGGACTCGTTCCCAAGCTCTGGGCGTCAACGTGTTCTCGGTCCAGCTTGCGGCCTTTGTGATCAGTGGATTTTTTTGCGGACTCGCGGGAGCGTTGTTCATTGTGTACCAACAACATGCCTATCCGGCGATGTTGAACTGGGAAGCCTCGGGAGTTCCGATTTTGATGTCGGTGCTGGGCGGCATGGGATCCTTCATAGGACCCATCGTCGGTGCGTTCATATACACGATTTTGCAAATGTGGGTGGGCACCGAAACCCAACACTGGCCGCTGTTTGTCGGCCTGATCGTCCTCGGGTTCGTTCTGCTGTACCCGGGCGGCGCTTCTCGGGCATTGTCTCAAATCCGGCAGCTATGGATGAAACGGGGGTAGAGCGATGGCCCATCACCCCTCTGATTCAGGGATACGGTTAAAAGTGGAACACATCAAAAAATACTTTGGGACTTTCCCGGCTGTCGATGATGTCAGCTTTGAGGTGCGTCACGGGGAAGTGATGGCCATTATTGGGCCAAACGGCGCCGGGAAAACGACGGTTTTTAATGTTTTGAGCGGCCACATGAAAC
This region includes:
- a CDS encoding APC family permease: MNSEVRLHRSLTLWPVVLFGLAYMVPMTVFSTYGVVAQTTHGQVAASYVVALVGMFFTALSYGKMVRAYPFSGSAYTYTQKSMSPQLGFLVGWAVLMDYLFLPMINYLLAGIFLSAALPGVPAWIWIILFNLLATVINILGLRLAKNVNLLLILFQVLIMIIFVGLSIRGLLSGQGAGTLLSTLPFNNPDGTFSMILAGASILCLSFLGFDAVSTFTEETIEPSTTIPKGILLVTMIGGIMFIIVSYFTQLVYPDYNSFTNPDAAAFDIARFIGGNLFASIFIAGYVVGCFASALSAQASVARLLYAMGRDGVLPKKVFGYIHPTYRTPMFNLLLVTLFSLTALVLDLVTAVSFINFGALVAFTFVNLSVIAHYFVREKKRTLKDIPSYLILPLIGAIVTFWLWTSLDKHAILLGAVWAICGILYLAVLTKMFRLRPPEFDFSEMD
- a CDS encoding ABC transporter substrate-binding protein → MIKKRPLLSTLALVSLVLAGCNTAANTPTNSGSSGGSAGGGGDTVKVAAITSFTTSTAPLGIPGYNAEKMAIDEINAKGGLLGKKIELEKFDDNAKPNLASQYAQTAILNDHVVAIFGPVSSASAAAIESVAAQNKTLVFFHTSNDINLTTKGFTKYAFQVVPNTNMEATAVALFIKEKGWKRIATISPNYSYGRDTVNHFLQTLKDEGVDYQVVAQQWPQLGTTDYNSDISAVLAAKPDVVFSPLYGGDLATFAKQAIGFGLFQKTAFVSQMGPTVLQTLGNDAPVGAWGYARAPFFAIDTPGVKDFVDKYHKQYGDYPNSYAILAYTAVQTWAYGVQKAGTFDADKVADAIAGATIDTIRGPITIRKSDHQAEVGEWVGHIAKTDKYPFAIWEEIKYFPPSQIMNAPAPSTSAQ
- a CDS encoding sigma-54 interaction domain-containing protein; this translates as MSKSSRQPSHRLDSIVTTHPLEWLQAIIASINDGILVIDSAGIVRMVNPEYTKITGVRPDEIIGRPLLDVRPGAQLVSVLQDGHSRSGVFRSEGGVEYVVDMAPIIIDGKVVGAVSISKAMTEVHALYQQLKKHKEKVDILEKTIGSMAKARYTFEDIIGKEGGLRTTVTMARKAAETDLPVLITGESGTGKELFAQAIHNKSTRANGPFVPVNCSAIPNELLESELFGYEEGAFTAAKRGGKVGLFELADHGTIFLDEIGDLSYHLQAKLLRVLQEKTVRRVGGTRERTVNLRIIAATNKNLDQLIRKSRFREDLYYRLSVVNLHIPPLRERKEDLLPLIYFFLGNSTVESGKPCYSISEEAINVLQSYDWPGNVRELKNAIEYATCMANDWTITVEDLPSTIPRTLGTVREPSSTLKAKVRELELETIRATIEKYGNSTGAKKRAAQELGISLATLYNKMNSSPKS
- a CDS encoding CaiB/BaiF CoA transferase family protein, translated to MNTLSVLRGIRILDFTQILSGPFATMLLADAGAEVVKLERPDGDPTRHWGPPFIGGESVYFAAFNRGKKSVQLDLKRPDDLGIVRQLALAADVLIENIRPGSLEKYGLGAAELRKVHPGLIYVSIRGYSEFSRRANDPGLEVMLEAESGLMSITGPGEDGMPVRLGVAAIDMMTGLLAVSCVYSALLQRERTGEGAYISVSLEETAALLMTHPWLMYLAGNVEYKAAGTEHPNIAPYEMFSTMDRPLILGAVDDQQFRRLAHALGHPEWPQKSEWATNEARVADRRHLHESIEKELVTRTAEHWKNTFTRANLPVAIVESVSSAATKWAMSKVPRITARHPTMGLLSWPTSPWKKYGGEMTGPPVLGNATDEVLRTWLEGR
- a CDS encoding class II aldolase/adducin family protein, which translates into the protein MPENIQEFRNALLAAAHRLAARGLVPGTTGNVSLRIPGTNRFLITPTGIPYDGLTPSDMVEVNLQGSVVEGNRKPSSETPLHTRIYHNHPWAGAVVHTHSMFATTFAVLNEAIPAVHYVIAGMGTDIPVAKYATYGSEDLAANAAELISPERRAILLQNHGVITVGGHLDEALHHAETVEYLAELYYRARSIGSPNILPDEEIRRVAEKFKTYGQR